In Brachypodium distachyon strain Bd21 chromosome 2, Brachypodium_distachyon_v3.0, whole genome shotgun sequence, one genomic interval encodes:
- the LOC100825596 gene encoding uncharacterized protein LOC100825596 isoform X1 gives MRAGGGGRGGGGGRQQQPRAAAAAAGEGAEIPPASRKLVQGLKGILADRTEAEIYATLLDCGMDPDVAVERLISQDPFHEVRRKRNNKKEVKAPQEARSRPFYKSTYRGSKAVSDRSGRSYSGLGADSTGSVKGTSKKEAGLIPPENLSASDSVKASNPTETVSAAGNLADAKPSTFQPPSQAQHGWGGVPGRPSMADIVKMGRPQAKSGSRSAGISAGVPTVAGSVVSNASNPIPKDSHNTVLPSEGDHVTANKLPNGTVQVHSVPADDSFVDILPPGEGSDVPESFGAVSTNAKPAGSIIPEVNEVDFGNDDNFEETKEMSASNASGLTSSGPLSVSDKDVPSSNDLIEKSDNCQSDKDALEHRQDSNDNMSTTSYLLEHLTIHEEKRPKASEDNPAVIIPGHLQVSNADFADLTFGSFVSGTLDVSCSTVPANSDGEVTSVSENHSSDQSDVRIHEYENKEAVIPAANEYIAPATNSNMENTSINSVQQSEVGRAGLMGVTNSAEYNLSPTDYATSSTVQPDSAPQNYLQENRQMQNISPLSSFMQGNIPNGLLPPAMPPFRELDPAFSLLLTNPPLATMIHGTPPSSMSNTTVSTQPQENVNPGGLSNTQLTHSQASTSMAPLPHHLALHPYAQATLPLGYTSMMGYPSLPQSYYLPPAAFQQPYMNSGLFHQAAAAAAAAAAPNSNVKYPMPQYKSNVPLASMPQQASLLSNYVGGFGTANGMPGNYALNQSSVPANAAPGFDGTMPSQYKDGNHYISLQQNENPAMWMHGAGSRGMPPLAANTLYGYQGQQGHQGGLRQGQLPSQFGAALGQSQQGLGQEHRNPSDSNLSAAGQANQMWPNSY, from the exons ATgagggccggcggcggcggccgaggcggcgggggcgggaggcagcagcagcctcgcgcggcggcggccgcggcgggggagggggcggAGATCCCgccggcctcgaggaagctgGTGCAGGGCCTCAAGGGGATCCTGGCCGACCGCACCGAGGCCGAGATCTACGCCACGCTCCTGGACTGCGGCATGGACccggacgtcgccgtcgagCGCCTCATCTCGCAAG ACCCTTTTCATGAAGTGAGAAGGAAGCGTAACAACAAAAAGGAG GTCAAAGCTCCTCAGGAAGCAAGGTCTCGGCCATTCTATAAATCTACGTATCGGGGATCTAAAGCAGTTTCTGATCGAAGTGGGAGGTCTTACTCTGGTTTGGGAG CAGACTCAACTGGTAGTGTTAAAGGTACTAGCAAGAAAGAGGCAGGCTTAATTCCTCCAGAAAACTTGTCAGCTTCTGATTCTGTCAAGGCGAGCAATCCTACAGAAACAGTGTCGGCAGCTGG CAATCTAGCTGATGCGAAGCCTAGCACTTTCCAGCCTCCATCACAAGCGCAACATGGTTGGGGTGGGGTACCAGGACGCCCTTCTATGGCTGATATAGTGAAGATGGGCAGACCTCAAGCTAAATCTGGGAGCAGATCGGCTGGAATTAGTGCTGGTGTGCCAACTGTTGCTGGTTCAGTCGTTTCCAATGCATCAAATCCTATCCCCAAGGACTCTCATAACACAGTTTTGCCATCAGAAGGGGACCATGTCACAGCTAATAAATTACCAAATGGCACTGTTCAGGTCCACTCTGTACCTGCGGATGACTCGTTTGTTGATATATTACCTCCAGGAGAGGGGTCAGATGTGCCAGAATCTTTTGGTGCTGTTTCCACAAACGCAAAGCCAGCAGGATCAATAATTCCAGAAGTCAATGAAGTTGACTTTGGAAATGACGACAATTTTGAGGAAACAAAGGAGATGAGCGCAAGCAATGCCAGTGGCCTAACATCTTCAGGACCACTTTCTGTGTCTGATAAAGATGTACCCTCGAGCAATGACTTGATTGAGAAAAGTGACAACTGTCAGTCTGACAAAGACGCACTTGAGCACCGCCAAG ATTCAAATGATAACATGTCTACCACGTCATATCTATTGGAACATTTGACTATACATGAGGAGAAAAGACCAAAAGCATCTGAAGATAACCCAGCTGTAATAATCCCTGGGCACCTTCAGGTTTCCAATGCCGACTTTGCGGATCTGACATTTGGTAGCTTTGTGTCTGGAACACTTGATGTATCATGCTCAACAGTACCTGCCAATAGTGATGGGGAGGTCACTTCAGTTTCTGAAAACCATTCTAGTGACCAGTCCGATGTCAG AATCCACGAGTATGAAAATAAGGAGGCGGTAATACCTGCAGCTAATGAGTACATTGCTCCTGCAACAAATAGTAACATGGAGAATACTAGTATTAATTCAGTACAGCAGTCTGAAGTGGGGAGAGCTGGTTTAATGGGGGTTACAAATAGCGCTGAATACAATTTGTCACCAACAGATTATGCCACATCAAGTACAGTGCAACCAGATTCTGCCCCGCAGAATTATCTTCAGGAAAATCGTCAAATGCAAAACATTTCTCCCCTCTCTAGCTTCATG CAAGGAAATATCCCAAATGGCCTACTGCCACCAGCAATGCCACCTTTCCGTGAATTGGATCCAGCATTCTCGCTGCTGCTCACTAACCCTCCATTGGCTACAATGATTCATGGTACACCACCATCGTCCATGAGCAACACAACTGTTTCTACACAGCCACAAGAG AATGTTAATCCAGGTGGGTTATCCAATACTCAGCTGACCCACTCCCAGGCTAGCACCAGCATGGCTCCTCTCCCTCACCATCTCGCCCTTCACCCCTATGCTCAAGCCACGCTTCCTCTCGGATACACAAGCATGATGGGTTACCCATCCTTGCCGCAAAGCTATTATCTCCCTCCAGCTGCTTTTCAGCAGCCATACATGAACAGTGGCCTGTTCCaccaagcagcggcggcggcggcggcggcagcagctccCAACTCCAATGTGAAATATCCTATGCCACAGTACAAGAGCAATGTTCCTCTTGCGAGCATGCCACAGCAAGCCTCATTGCTCTCAAACTATGTTGGAGGTTTTGGGACTGCAAACGGCATGCCTGGAAATTACGCGCTGAACCAAAGCAGTGTGCCAGCAAACGCAGCTCCTGGGTTTGATGGAACAATGCCCTCCCAGTACAAAGATGGAAATCACTACATTTCTCTTCAGCAG AACGAGAACCCTGCAATGTGGATGCATGGAGCTGGTTCGCGAGGAATGCCGCCTCTTGCTGCCAACACCTTGTACGGCTACCAAGGTCAGCAGGGCCATCAGGGCGGCCTTCGGCAGGGTCAGCTGCCTTCACAGTTTGGTGCTGCACTTGGGCAGTCGCAGCAAGGCCTGGGCCAGGAACACCGGAATCCTAGTGATAGTAATCTAAGTGCAGCTGGTCAGGCTAACCAAATGTGGCCAAATAGCTACTGA
- the LOC100834785 gene encoding PLASMODESMATA CALLOSE-BINDING PROTEIN 2 isoform X1, with translation MGLGAIQCLASVLALFLFCHGAAGRGIEVKDMPERDVTTPLVTVPVTNYPTATPAGTPLPAAVPSLAHPAAAAMAGSWCVANPSAGAAVLQVALDYACGPQGGADCSAIQPGGGCAIPDTVRDHASYAFNSYYQKNPVQTSCDFAGSAILTTTDPSTSSCKYPATSTGASILNTTNPLTPTFGSPPGPPGGYYNSPPGYGNSPPIYGSMSPPDYGGSINAAATAMPGPGGKKMTALLPLACFIVARVCLNLSL, from the exons ATGGGTCTTGGGGCGATCCAGTGTTTGGCTTCTGTCCTCGCTCTGTTTCTCTTCTGCCACGGTG CTGCAGGGAGAGGGATCGAGGTCAAGGACATGCCGGAGCGGGACGTGACGACGCCGCTGGTGACAGTCCCGGTGACGAACTACCCCAcggcgacgccggcggggacgccgctgccggccgccgTGCCGTCGCTGGCGCacccggccgcggcggccatggccgggaGCTGGTGCGTGGCGAAcccgagcgcgggcgcggcggtgcTGCAGGTGGCGCTGGACTACGCGTGCGGGCCCCAGGGCGGCGCCGACTGCTCGGCGATCcagcccggcggcggctgcgccaTCCCCGACACCGTCCGCGACCACGCCTCTTACGCCTTCAACAGCTACTACCAGAAGAACCCCGTCCAGACCAGCTGCGACTTCGCCGGCTCCGCCATCCTCACCACCACCGACCCCA GCACTTCGTCGTGCAAGTACCCGGCGACGAG CACGGGTGCTTCGATTCTCAACACGACGAATCCCTTGACCCCGACCTTCGGATCTCCTCCTGGACCTCCTGGCGGATACTACAACTCTCCCCCGGGCTACGGAAACTCCCCTCCGATCTACGGATCCATGTCGCCTCCGGATTACGGCGGCAGCAtcaacgccgccgccacggcgatGCCGGGGCCGGGCGGCAAGAAGATGACAGCCCTGTTGCCGCTGGCGTGCTTCATCGTCGCCAGGGTGTGCCTCAATCTCAGCCTGTAA
- the LOC100834785 gene encoding PLASMODESMATA CALLOSE-BINDING PROTEIN 2 isoform X2, which produces MGLGAIQCLASVLALFLFCHGGRGIEVKDMPERDVTTPLVTVPVTNYPTATPAGTPLPAAVPSLAHPAAAAMAGSWCVANPSAGAAVLQVALDYACGPQGGADCSAIQPGGGCAIPDTVRDHASYAFNSYYQKNPVQTSCDFAGSAILTTTDPSTSSCKYPATSTGASILNTTNPLTPTFGSPPGPPGGYYNSPPGYGNSPPIYGSMSPPDYGGSINAAATAMPGPGGKKMTALLPLACFIVARVCLNLSL; this is translated from the exons ATGGGTCTTGGGGCGATCCAGTGTTTGGCTTCTGTCCTCGCTCTGTTTCTCTTCTGCCACGGTG GGAGAGGGATCGAGGTCAAGGACATGCCGGAGCGGGACGTGACGACGCCGCTGGTGACAGTCCCGGTGACGAACTACCCCAcggcgacgccggcggggacgccgctgccggccgccgTGCCGTCGCTGGCGCacccggccgcggcggccatggccgggaGCTGGTGCGTGGCGAAcccgagcgcgggcgcggcggtgcTGCAGGTGGCGCTGGACTACGCGTGCGGGCCCCAGGGCGGCGCCGACTGCTCGGCGATCcagcccggcggcggctgcgccaTCCCCGACACCGTCCGCGACCACGCCTCTTACGCCTTCAACAGCTACTACCAGAAGAACCCCGTCCAGACCAGCTGCGACTTCGCCGGCTCCGCCATCCTCACCACCACCGACCCCA GCACTTCGTCGTGCAAGTACCCGGCGACGAG CACGGGTGCTTCGATTCTCAACACGACGAATCCCTTGACCCCGACCTTCGGATCTCCTCCTGGACCTCCTGGCGGATACTACAACTCTCCCCCGGGCTACGGAAACTCCCCTCCGATCTACGGATCCATGTCGCCTCCGGATTACGGCGGCAGCAtcaacgccgccgccacggcgatGCCGGGGCCGGGCGGCAAGAAGATGACAGCCCTGTTGCCGCTGGCGTGCTTCATCGTCGCCAGGGTGTGCCTCAATCTCAGCCTGTAA
- the LOC100835090 gene encoding uncharacterized protein LOC100835090, translating to MEAPLLLPISTGACSSSSSIAVFDDDDNIITTTSSSSSSPSAGSIAARYLAVLAIAAVSLFAQHEASKGFRIDVLSAGAGAAGRRFDLLFVSNGRAERLLLRASRAVEQQLFPDASFPRRRLARVTVRLMAAAVGDHNLSAADATVDAIAAARGGGDQFDYVISLNPGLFSGYGAGEEDVRAAVARALRRAVARMWLWDGRGAAPAHVTESMVEYLAAMADGAAIEVPCLPSSSSSPSPAEEEHVAATRRTHCVFSARLVKHLEEQRRGGGFVARLNRAMRDRWSDAAVDAALGAPARPICEAFLAAAGQRRPSVDSTVAAAA from the coding sequence ATGGAAGCCCcactcctcctccccatctcCACCGGTGCTTGCTCCTCCTCGAGCTCCATCGCCGTCTTCGATGACGATGACAAcatcatcaccaccaccagctcctcgtcgtcctccccTTCCGCCGGGAGCATCGCCGCTCGCTACCTGGCCGTGCTCGCCATCGCGGCCGTGTCTCTGTTCGCGCAGCACGAGGCCTCCAAGGGCTTCCGCATCGACGTcctcagcgccggcgccggcgctgcggGCCGGCGCTTCGACCTGCTCTTCGTCTCCAACGGCCGCGCCGAGCGCCTGCTGCTCCGCGCCAGCCGCGCCGTCGAGCAGCAGCTCTTCCCCGACGCCTCgttcccgcgccgccgcctcgcgcgcGTCACCGTGCGcctcatggccgccgccgtcggcgaccATAACCTcagcgccgccgacgccacggtggacgccattgccgccgcccgcggaggaggagatcagTTTGATTACGTAATTTCGCTGAACCCCGGCCTCTTCTCCGGTtacggcgccggggaagaagacgtcAGGGCGGCCGTGGCCAGGGCTTTGCGGCGTGCCGTGGCGCGGATGTGGCTGTGGGACGGCCGCGGCGCAGCCCCGGCGCATGTCACGGAATCCATGGTGGAGTAcctggccgccatggccgacggcgccgccatcgAGGTCCCTTGCCtgccgtcgtcttcttcgtctccgtctccggcggAAGAGGAGCACGTGGCCGCTACGCGGCGCACGCATTGCGTGTTCTCGGCGCGGCTCGTGAAGCACctggaggagcagcggcggggcggcgggttCGTGGCGCGGCTGAACCGGGCGATGCGGGACCGGTGGAGCGACGCCGCCGTGGACGCCGCGCTCGGGGCGCCAGCGCGGCCCATCTGCGaggccttcctcgccgccgccggccagcgaCGACCGTCCGTTGACTCCACGGTGGCTGCGGCAGCGTGA
- the LOC100825596 gene encoding uncharacterized protein LOC100825596 isoform X2 — translation MRAGGGGRGGGGGRQQQPRAAAAAAGEGAEIPPASRKLVQGLKGILADRTEAEIYATLLDCGMDPDVAVERLISQDPFHEVRRKRNNKKEVKAPQEARSRPFYKSTYRGSKAVSDRSGRSYSGLGDSTGSVKGTSKKEAGLIPPENLSASDSVKASNPTETVSAAGNLADAKPSTFQPPSQAQHGWGGVPGRPSMADIVKMGRPQAKSGSRSAGISAGVPTVAGSVVSNASNPIPKDSHNTVLPSEGDHVTANKLPNGTVQVHSVPADDSFVDILPPGEGSDVPESFGAVSTNAKPAGSIIPEVNEVDFGNDDNFEETKEMSASNASGLTSSGPLSVSDKDVPSSNDLIEKSDNCQSDKDALEHRQDSNDNMSTTSYLLEHLTIHEEKRPKASEDNPAVIIPGHLQVSNADFADLTFGSFVSGTLDVSCSTVPANSDGEVTSVSENHSSDQSDVRIHEYENKEAVIPAANEYIAPATNSNMENTSINSVQQSEVGRAGLMGVTNSAEYNLSPTDYATSSTVQPDSAPQNYLQENRQMQNISPLSSFMQGNIPNGLLPPAMPPFRELDPAFSLLLTNPPLATMIHGTPPSSMSNTTVSTQPQENVNPGGLSNTQLTHSQASTSMAPLPHHLALHPYAQATLPLGYTSMMGYPSLPQSYYLPPAAFQQPYMNSGLFHQAAAAAAAAAAPNSNVKYPMPQYKSNVPLASMPQQASLLSNYVGGFGTANGMPGNYALNQSSVPANAAPGFDGTMPSQYKDGNHYISLQQNENPAMWMHGAGSRGMPPLAANTLYGYQGQQGHQGGLRQGQLPSQFGAALGQSQQGLGQEHRNPSDSNLSAAGQANQMWPNSY, via the exons ATgagggccggcggcggcggccgaggcggcgggggcgggaggcagcagcagcctcgcgcggcggcggccgcggcgggggagggggcggAGATCCCgccggcctcgaggaagctgGTGCAGGGCCTCAAGGGGATCCTGGCCGACCGCACCGAGGCCGAGATCTACGCCACGCTCCTGGACTGCGGCATGGACccggacgtcgccgtcgagCGCCTCATCTCGCAAG ACCCTTTTCATGAAGTGAGAAGGAAGCGTAACAACAAAAAGGAG GTCAAAGCTCCTCAGGAAGCAAGGTCTCGGCCATTCTATAAATCTACGTATCGGGGATCTAAAGCAGTTTCTGATCGAAGTGGGAGGTCTTACTCTGGTTTGGGAG ACTCAACTGGTAGTGTTAAAGGTACTAGCAAGAAAGAGGCAGGCTTAATTCCTCCAGAAAACTTGTCAGCTTCTGATTCTGTCAAGGCGAGCAATCCTACAGAAACAGTGTCGGCAGCTGG CAATCTAGCTGATGCGAAGCCTAGCACTTTCCAGCCTCCATCACAAGCGCAACATGGTTGGGGTGGGGTACCAGGACGCCCTTCTATGGCTGATATAGTGAAGATGGGCAGACCTCAAGCTAAATCTGGGAGCAGATCGGCTGGAATTAGTGCTGGTGTGCCAACTGTTGCTGGTTCAGTCGTTTCCAATGCATCAAATCCTATCCCCAAGGACTCTCATAACACAGTTTTGCCATCAGAAGGGGACCATGTCACAGCTAATAAATTACCAAATGGCACTGTTCAGGTCCACTCTGTACCTGCGGATGACTCGTTTGTTGATATATTACCTCCAGGAGAGGGGTCAGATGTGCCAGAATCTTTTGGTGCTGTTTCCACAAACGCAAAGCCAGCAGGATCAATAATTCCAGAAGTCAATGAAGTTGACTTTGGAAATGACGACAATTTTGAGGAAACAAAGGAGATGAGCGCAAGCAATGCCAGTGGCCTAACATCTTCAGGACCACTTTCTGTGTCTGATAAAGATGTACCCTCGAGCAATGACTTGATTGAGAAAAGTGACAACTGTCAGTCTGACAAAGACGCACTTGAGCACCGCCAAG ATTCAAATGATAACATGTCTACCACGTCATATCTATTGGAACATTTGACTATACATGAGGAGAAAAGACCAAAAGCATCTGAAGATAACCCAGCTGTAATAATCCCTGGGCACCTTCAGGTTTCCAATGCCGACTTTGCGGATCTGACATTTGGTAGCTTTGTGTCTGGAACACTTGATGTATCATGCTCAACAGTACCTGCCAATAGTGATGGGGAGGTCACTTCAGTTTCTGAAAACCATTCTAGTGACCAGTCCGATGTCAG AATCCACGAGTATGAAAATAAGGAGGCGGTAATACCTGCAGCTAATGAGTACATTGCTCCTGCAACAAATAGTAACATGGAGAATACTAGTATTAATTCAGTACAGCAGTCTGAAGTGGGGAGAGCTGGTTTAATGGGGGTTACAAATAGCGCTGAATACAATTTGTCACCAACAGATTATGCCACATCAAGTACAGTGCAACCAGATTCTGCCCCGCAGAATTATCTTCAGGAAAATCGTCAAATGCAAAACATTTCTCCCCTCTCTAGCTTCATG CAAGGAAATATCCCAAATGGCCTACTGCCACCAGCAATGCCACCTTTCCGTGAATTGGATCCAGCATTCTCGCTGCTGCTCACTAACCCTCCATTGGCTACAATGATTCATGGTACACCACCATCGTCCATGAGCAACACAACTGTTTCTACACAGCCACAAGAG AATGTTAATCCAGGTGGGTTATCCAATACTCAGCTGACCCACTCCCAGGCTAGCACCAGCATGGCTCCTCTCCCTCACCATCTCGCCCTTCACCCCTATGCTCAAGCCACGCTTCCTCTCGGATACACAAGCATGATGGGTTACCCATCCTTGCCGCAAAGCTATTATCTCCCTCCAGCTGCTTTTCAGCAGCCATACATGAACAGTGGCCTGTTCCaccaagcagcggcggcggcggcggcggcagcagctccCAACTCCAATGTGAAATATCCTATGCCACAGTACAAGAGCAATGTTCCTCTTGCGAGCATGCCACAGCAAGCCTCATTGCTCTCAAACTATGTTGGAGGTTTTGGGACTGCAAACGGCATGCCTGGAAATTACGCGCTGAACCAAAGCAGTGTGCCAGCAAACGCAGCTCCTGGGTTTGATGGAACAATGCCCTCCCAGTACAAAGATGGAAATCACTACATTTCTCTTCAGCAG AACGAGAACCCTGCAATGTGGATGCATGGAGCTGGTTCGCGAGGAATGCCGCCTCTTGCTGCCAACACCTTGTACGGCTACCAAGGTCAGCAGGGCCATCAGGGCGGCCTTCGGCAGGGTCAGCTGCCTTCACAGTTTGGTGCTGCACTTGGGCAGTCGCAGCAAGGCCTGGGCCAGGAACACCGGAATCCTAGTGATAGTAATCTAAGTGCAGCTGGTCAGGCTAACCAAATGTGGCCAAATAGCTACTGA